TTCCACGCGGGGTAGATGCCACTCAGGACCGCCGCGCCCACGCCGAACGCGAACCCGAGACCGATGTACTGGAACCCCTCCGCGGTGAACGCGAACGGGTCGCCGAGCAGTTGCATGTTGATGAGCAGGCCGAGCGCGACGCTCAGGGCGGCACCGACGAGCGCGCCGACGAGTCCGAGTAGCGCCGACTCCCCGAGCATGAGACGGAGGATATCGTATCGGCTGTAGCCGACGGCCCGGAGGACGCCGATTTCCTCGCGGCGCTCGATGACGCTCATCAGTTGGACGTTGAGGATGGAGATACCCGCGACGAGCAGCGAGATGCCGCCCACTCCGAGTAGGAAGAGGTTGATAGTGGACATCTGCTCGTTGAACCGCTCGATGGAGTCCTCGAAGTCGATGATGCGGTAGCGGTCCTCCCGACCGAACCCGAGGCGGTTGCGAAGCATCTCCGCGGTCTGGCCCGCTTCCGCGGGCGAATCGGCTCGAATCTGGACCTGCGTGTAGCTATCGCCCGTGAACGTCGCCATCGGGACGAGGACGCCGTCGTCGAGATTCTGGAACGCACCGCCGCGCGGTTGGGCTTCGAGGACGGCCGCAACGCGATACGACTTCCCGTCGAGTCTGACGCTGTCGCCGGGACCGACCTCGTAGGTGTCGGCGGTCTCCGACCCGACTAAGACCTGCTTGCGCCACGTAGCGGGTATCGACCCCCGCTCGGTCGAGATTCGGTTTCGAGCGCCCTCGATGCCGTAAACTGAGACTCCCCCGGACTGTCGGAGATGGGTGAGTTGTCCCTGCCGCTGTTTCATCCCGTACACGTCCTTGTCGCCATCGACGTACGATTTCACCGCCGAGACCTGACTCTGGGAGAGTGCCCCGTCGGCGTCCGCGCCGGGGACCACGATGACGGTGTTTCCGAACGTCGCGCCTTGGAGGAAAGACGATTGGAACGCGACGCCAAAGACGCCCAGCGAGGCGATAGCGACGACGCCGATGACGACGCCGAGCATCGCCAGCGCCGACCGAGTTTTCGCCCGAGAGAGGTTTCTTCGCGCCAGCATCGCCAGCGGGAACCGCTCGAACAGCCTCTCTATCATTGTATTCTACCGTCCACGAGTTCGATAGTTCGGTCGGCGAACTCCGTCAC
This genomic stretch from Halorussus pelagicus harbors:
- a CDS encoding ABC transporter permease — protein: MIERLFERFPLAMLARRNLSRAKTRSALAMLGVVIGVVAIASLGVFGVAFQSSFLQGATFGNTVIVVPGADADGALSQSQVSAVKSYVDGDKDVYGMKQRQGQLTHLRQSGGVSVYGIEGARNRISTERGSIPATWRKQVLVGSETADTYEVGPGDSVRLDGKSYRVAAVLEAQPRGGAFQNLDDGVLVPMATFTGDSYTQVQIRADSPAEAGQTAEMLRNRLGFGREDRYRIIDFEDSIERFNEQMSTINLFLLGVGGISLLVAGISILNVQLMSVIERREEIGVLRAVGYSRYDILRLMLGESALLGLVGALVGAALSVALGLLINMQLLGDPFAFTAEGFQYIGLGFAFGVGAAVLSGIYPAWKAANERPVEALRD